From Longimicrobium sp., one genomic window encodes:
- a CDS encoding helicase C-terminal domain-containing protein, translated as MKQQRSAVELFLEPAAAELVRREIARARGNEVCFVARVGEGGAVTEPRVIARGGPSAVLALVKSPEAGGLLIHNHPSGVLEPSEADFQVAARVWEMGLGSAIVDNDASELYVIVEPPDSSECTPLDLDSLDRDLGPGGALASRHPRYEDRPQQRELARMIGALYNEGGVGIAEAGTGTGKSVAYLLPAIRWAVLNGERTVVSTNTINLQEQLVDKDLPMLRRALGLPFRFTLVKGRRNYVSVRRALLARDNAAALFDAEKQAELAGIVEWLGKTADGSLSDLSFRPSAEVWDEVSSESDICLRAKCPNFEDCFYQRARREASSADIVVSNHHLLFSDLAVRRAQGNYSSPAVLPHYKRLVLDEAHNLEEAATSHLGATVSRRGLFRTLRRLEHRGKGLLPAFRGALGAVKNDLLARAALDTIEERLLPSLEGARERAAAVFSFLNDVFNSGEPLARLDDHFAAHPVWPLGLDDALSGLLDNLQSMLAGMELLRERVATDDELRRNLEPQLMELRGAANRVEGAADGLRMALRPGEEKVKMVRWMERQAARESREGNLTLNAAPLDLSSVLRESVFEQVPTVILTSATLSTQEKDFRFVRQRLGLSDAFEQEHPVAEAVFPSPFDYGRQALLAVPTDLPLPAGDADPRHDEATVRAVLEHAKISDGGLFVLFTSYRALRHVASELRRRRADLEWPLFVHGEGPRGQLVERFAVSGRGILLGTTSFWEGVDVPGSALRGLVIPKLPFKVPSEPVTAARIEAIERAGGNSFVSYMLPSAAIRLKQGFGRLIRSTGDHGVVLVLDGRVAKKSYGRYFTDSLPPAPVVKGPWREVKEAMLRFYGERMEARRAG; from the coding sequence ATGAAGCAACAACGTTCCGCCGTCGAGCTGTTCCTTGAACCCGCCGCCGCCGAGCTGGTGCGGCGGGAGATCGCGCGCGCCCGGGGCAACGAGGTGTGCTTCGTCGCGCGCGTGGGCGAGGGCGGGGCCGTCACCGAGCCGCGCGTGATTGCGCGGGGCGGGCCGTCGGCGGTGCTGGCGCTGGTGAAGTCGCCCGAAGCGGGGGGGCTGCTCATCCACAACCACCCCTCCGGCGTGCTGGAGCCCTCCGAGGCGGACTTCCAGGTCGCGGCGCGGGTGTGGGAGATGGGGCTGGGCTCCGCCATCGTCGACAACGACGCGAGCGAGCTGTACGTCATCGTGGAGCCGCCCGACTCCAGCGAGTGCACCCCGCTCGACCTGGACTCGCTCGACCGCGACCTGGGCCCCGGCGGAGCGCTCGCCTCGCGCCACCCGCGCTACGAAGACCGGCCGCAGCAGCGCGAGCTGGCGCGGATGATCGGCGCGCTCTACAACGAGGGCGGCGTCGGGATCGCGGAGGCGGGCACGGGGACGGGGAAGTCGGTGGCGTACCTCCTGCCCGCGATCCGCTGGGCCGTGCTCAACGGCGAGCGCACGGTGGTGTCCACCAACACCATCAACCTCCAGGAGCAGCTCGTCGACAAGGACCTCCCCATGCTGCGTCGCGCGCTGGGGCTCCCCTTCCGCTTCACGCTGGTGAAGGGGCGGCGAAACTACGTCTCCGTGCGGCGCGCGCTGCTGGCGCGGGACAACGCGGCGGCGCTGTTCGACGCGGAGAAGCAGGCGGAGCTGGCCGGGATCGTCGAGTGGCTGGGGAAGACGGCGGACGGCTCCCTCTCCGACCTCTCGTTCCGCCCCTCGGCCGAGGTGTGGGACGAGGTGTCGTCCGAGAGCGACATCTGCCTGCGGGCGAAGTGCCCCAATTTCGAGGACTGCTTCTACCAGCGCGCCCGTCGCGAGGCATCATCGGCGGACATCGTCGTCTCCAACCACCACCTCCTGTTCAGCGACCTGGCCGTGCGGCGCGCGCAGGGGAACTACTCCTCCCCCGCCGTCCTTCCGCACTACAAGCGGCTGGTGCTGGACGAGGCGCACAACCTGGAGGAGGCGGCGACGAGCCACCTCGGGGCCACCGTGTCCCGCCGTGGCCTCTTCCGCACGCTGCGAAGGCTGGAGCACCGGGGGAAGGGGCTGCTCCCGGCCTTCCGCGGGGCGCTGGGGGCGGTGAAGAACGACCTGCTGGCCCGCGCCGCGCTCGACACCATCGAGGAGCGGCTCCTCCCGTCGCTGGAGGGGGCGCGGGAGCGGGCGGCGGCGGTGTTCTCCTTCCTCAACGACGTCTTCAACTCCGGCGAGCCACTGGCGCGGCTGGACGACCACTTCGCCGCGCACCCCGTGTGGCCGCTGGGGCTGGACGATGCGCTCTCCGGCCTGCTGGACAACCTCCAGTCGATGCTGGCCGGGATGGAGCTCCTGCGCGAGCGCGTCGCCACCGACGACGAGCTGCGCCGCAACCTGGAGCCGCAGCTGATGGAGCTGCGCGGCGCCGCCAACCGCGTGGAAGGCGCGGCGGACGGCCTGCGCATGGCGCTCCGGCCGGGCGAGGAGAAGGTGAAGATGGTGCGCTGGATGGAGCGGCAGGCGGCGCGCGAGAGCCGCGAGGGGAACCTGACGCTGAACGCCGCCCCGCTCGATCTTTCCAGTGTCCTCCGCGAGTCCGTCTTCGAACAGGTGCCGACGGTGATCCTGACCTCGGCGACGCTTTCGACGCAGGAAAAGGATTTCCGCTTCGTGCGCCAGCGCCTGGGGCTCAGCGACGCGTTCGAGCAGGAGCACCCGGTGGCCGAGGCGGTCTTCCCGTCGCCCTTCGACTACGGGCGGCAGGCGCTGCTCGCCGTCCCCACCGACCTCCCGCTCCCGGCAGGCGACGCGGATCCGCGCCACGACGAGGCCACCGTGCGCGCGGTGCTGGAGCACGCAAAGATCTCGGACGGCGGGCTGTTCGTGCTCTTCACCTCGTACCGCGCGCTCCGCCACGTCGCATCCGAGCTGCGCCGCCGCCGCGCGGACCTGGAGTGGCCGCTCTTCGTGCACGGCGAGGGGCCGCGCGGGCAGCTGGTGGAGCGCTTCGCCGTTTCAGGGCGCGGCATCCTGCTGGGGACCACCTCGTTCTGGGAGGGGGTGGACGTCCCCGGCTCCGCGCTCCGTGGGTTGGTGATCCCCAAGCTCCCCTTCAAGGTCCCGAGCGAGCCGGTGACCGCTGCTCGCATCGAGGCGATCGAGCGGGCGGGGGGCAACTCGTTCGTGTCGTACATGCTCCCCAGCGCGGCGATCCGGCTGAAGCAGGGCTTCGGCCGCCTGATCCGCTCCACCGGCGACCACGGCGTGGTGCTGGTGCTGGATGGGCGTGTGGCGAAGAAGAGCTACGGGCGGTACTTCACCGACTCGCTCCCACCCGCGCCGGTGGTGAAGGGGCCGTGGCGCGAGGTGAAGGAGGCGATGTTGCGGTTTTACGGGGAGCGGATGGAGGCGAGGAGAGCGGGGTAG
- the lspA gene encoding signal peptidase II, translating into MKLSKNRWLALGIAGVVAADWITKFWVANQLSYGTVRPVVGGWVWLAHRRNPGISFSAFAGSESAWRTPLLALAALAGVAMAFQIMRTTRDAWVRMASGLVVAGALGNLGDRLMDGAVTDFILVRSFPFVFNVADMAISLGAVVLAARLLRDTPADSTPSTVI; encoded by the coding sequence ATGAAGCTCTCAAAGAACCGCTGGCTCGCGCTCGGCATCGCCGGGGTGGTGGCGGCGGACTGGATCACGAAGTTCTGGGTGGCCAACCAGTTGTCGTACGGCACCGTGCGGCCCGTGGTCGGCGGGTGGGTGTGGCTCGCGCACCGCCGCAACCCGGGGATCTCGTTCTCGGCGTTCGCGGGAAGCGAATCGGCGTGGCGCACGCCGCTGCTGGCGCTGGCGGCGCTCGCGGGGGTGGCGATGGCGTTCCAGATCATGCGCACCACGCGCGACGCATGGGTGCGCATGGCGTCCGGGCTCGTCGTCGCGGGGGCGCTGGGGAACCTGGGCGACCGGCTGATGGACGGCGCCGTGACCGACTTCATCCTGGTGCGCTCCTTCCCCTTCGTCTTCAACGTGGCCGACATGGCGATCTCGCTGGGCGCCGTGGTGCTGGCGGCACGACTGCTGCGCGACACCCCCGCCGACTCCACTCCGTCCACAGTGATCTGA
- a CDS encoding aminotransferase class I/II-fold pyridoxal phosphate-dependent enzyme: protein MPRLARHFQGLPPYPLTDVPAIKRELLARGVDVIDLGTGDADLAPPPAAVQALREAALDPANSRYAFQLGLVEFREEIARWMQGRFGVAVDPMREVLPLIGSKEGIFHLPFAFLERGDVTIMPDPGYQAYLGGTVLAGGEAHLVPLRPENDFLIPLDEIPADVVKRARILYLNYPNNPTAAIAPREYLESAVEFCREHDLILAYDNAYSEVAFDGYVPPSILEIPGAREVAIEFHSLSKTYNMTGWRAGWAVGEPQLIAALQRVKSFADTGVPFSIQHAGTAALRSHAEWVPGNVATFQARRDAAVETLRGAGWDVPNPAATMYLWVPLPEGVESEQWARRLLLEQGVTVLPGKSLGRGGEGFFRIALTTSEERIREAAGRIARMVETAAV, encoded by the coding sequence ATGCCCCGTCTCGCCCGCCACTTCCAGGGTCTGCCGCCCTACCCGCTGACCGACGTTCCCGCCATCAAGCGCGAGCTGCTGGCCAGGGGGGTGGACGTGATCGACCTGGGGACGGGCGATGCGGACCTGGCGCCGCCTCCCGCCGCGGTGCAGGCGCTGCGCGAGGCGGCGCTCGACCCGGCCAACTCGCGCTACGCCTTCCAGCTCGGGCTCGTCGAGTTCCGCGAGGAGATCGCGCGCTGGATGCAGGGGCGCTTCGGCGTGGCCGTCGATCCGATGCGCGAGGTGCTGCCGCTGATCGGCTCCAAGGAGGGGATCTTCCACCTCCCCTTCGCCTTCCTGGAGCGCGGCGACGTCACCATCATGCCCGACCCCGGCTACCAGGCGTACCTGGGCGGCACCGTGCTGGCCGGCGGCGAGGCGCACCTGGTTCCGCTGCGGCCCGAGAACGACTTCCTCATCCCGCTGGACGAGATCCCCGCCGATGTCGTGAAGCGCGCGCGCATCCTCTACCTCAACTACCCCAACAACCCCACCGCCGCGATCGCGCCTCGCGAGTACCTGGAGAGCGCGGTGGAGTTCTGCCGCGAGCACGACCTGATCCTGGCGTACGACAACGCGTACTCGGAGGTGGCGTTCGACGGGTACGTTCCGCCGTCGATCCTGGAGATCCCCGGCGCGCGCGAGGTGGCGATCGAGTTCCACTCGCTCTCCAAGACGTACAACATGACGGGGTGGCGCGCGGGGTGGGCCGTGGGCGAGCCGCAGCTCATCGCGGCGCTGCAGCGGGTGAAGAGTTTCGCGGACACGGGCGTTCCCTTCTCGATCCAGCACGCGGGAACCGCGGCGCTCCGCTCGCACGCGGAGTGGGTGCCGGGGAACGTGGCCACCTTCCAGGCCCGCCGCGACGCCGCCGTCGAGACGCTGCGCGGCGCCGGCTGGGACGTGCCCAATCCCGCCGCTACGATGTACCTGTGGGTGCCGCTCCCCGAGGGCGTGGAGTCGGAGCAGTGGGCGCGCCGCCTTCTCCTGGAGCAGGGCGTCACCGTGCTCCCCGGCAAGTCGCTGGGGCGCGGCGGCGAGGGGTTCTTTCGCATCGCGCTGACCACGTCGGAGGAGCGGATCCGCGAGGCGGCGGGGCGCATCGCGCGGATGGTGGAGACGGCCGCGGTCTGA
- a CDS encoding BON domain-containing protein: MAQARGKRAPRDEGGNEGENALVFALGAATGFALSLWVVGRAAREVQAGGVRGRIRDGALSLTERLRPGRLRREYSDQRELTRLEDAVLDAFLRDPVLAERPIDVGAISRGIIELSGSVDTHGEAELAVHTAQAVPNVETVVNRLEIENDIARRPARVNQGTGGAMSAEWSGNVSGMGRKRQGDTEPDQRDDSQHIRETSIEHSDRREFEEEDLAHSHTVMTSRPSPHPENPTNFSEDELDNQSPYGKHAVPQPEQPQELNSMGRVGEGLKPGIELRLEQADVPVKPHQAANPVEPRDENA; encoded by the coding sequence ATGGCTCAGGCCCGGGGGAAGCGCGCGCCGCGCGACGAGGGCGGCAACGAGGGTGAGAACGCGCTGGTCTTCGCGCTGGGGGCCGCCACCGGGTTCGCGCTCTCGCTGTGGGTGGTGGGGCGGGCCGCGCGCGAGGTGCAGGCGGGCGGCGTGCGCGGAAGGATCCGCGACGGCGCCCTCTCCCTCACCGAACGCCTGCGCCCGGGACGCCTGCGCCGCGAGTACAGCGACCAGCGCGAGCTGACCCGGCTGGAAGACGCCGTGCTGGACGCCTTCCTGCGCGACCCGGTGCTCGCCGAGCGGCCGATCGACGTGGGCGCCATCAGCCGTGGGATCATCGAGCTTTCCGGCTCGGTGGACACGCACGGCGAGGCGGAGCTGGCGGTGCACACGGCGCAGGCCGTGCCCAACGTGGAGACGGTGGTCAACCGGCTGGAGATCGAGAACGACATTGCGCGCCGTCCGGCGCGCGTAAACCAGGGGACGGGGGGAGCGATGTCGGCAGAGTGGAGTGGAAACGTGAGCGGGATGGGGCGGAAGCGTCAGGGCGACACCGAGCCCGACCAGAGGGACGACTCGCAGCACATCCGCGAGACCTCCATCGAGCACTCGGACCGCCGCGAGTTCGAGGAGGAGGATCTCGCGCACTCGCACACGGTCATGACGTCGCGGCCCTCGCCGCACCCGGAGAACCCCACGAACTTCTCCGAGGACGAGCTGGACAACCAGAGCCCGTACGGCAAGCACGCCGTGCCGCAGCCCGAGCAGCCGCAGGAGCTGAACTCGATGGGCCGCGTGGGCGAGGGCCTCAAGCCCGGCATCGAGCTGCGCCTGGAGCAGGCCGACGTCCCGGTGAAGCCCCACCAGGCCGCCAACCCCGTGGAGCCCCGCGACGAGAACGCCTGA
- a CDS encoding GatB/YqeY domain-containing protein: MPDVPLKDQIRADLNDARRGRDKLRTTVLSTFISEIRNREIEVGGELNDEQVQGVAITAIKKRREAAELMRANARAELAEKEEQEAAVLQAYLPAQLTEDEVRAMVRDAVAAGAKNLGDVMKQVSPRTKGRFEGKELNRVAKEVLAG; this comes from the coding sequence ATGCCGGACGTACCGCTCAAGGACCAGATCCGCGCCGACCTGAACGACGCCCGCCGCGGCCGCGACAAGCTCCGCACGACCGTGCTCAGCACCTTCATCTCCGAGATCCGCAACCGCGAGATCGAGGTGGGCGGCGAGCTGAACGACGAGCAGGTACAGGGCGTGGCGATTACGGCGATCAAGAAGCGCCGCGAGGCCGCCGAGCTGATGCGCGCCAACGCCCGCGCCGAGCTGGCCGAGAAGGAGGAGCAGGAGGCAGCCGTGCTCCAGGCCTACCTCCCCGCGCAGCTCACCGAGGACGAGGTGCGCGCCATGGTCCGCGACGCCGTCGCCGCCGGCGCCAAGAACCTGGGCGACGTGATGAAGCAGGTCAGCCCCCGCACCAAGGGCCGCTTCGAAGGCAAGGAGCTCAACCGCGTCGCCAAGGAAGTCCTCGCCGGCTGA
- a CDS encoding metal-dependent transcriptional regulator — translation MFSQVVEDYLKAVWMLQQAESPVSTSRIAERLGLTSAAVTAMVKRLAEQGLVRHERYYGVRLTASGELAALRIIRRHRVLELFLVEKLGYEWDGVHEEADRLEHAASDELIERLARLLGEPDRDPHGNAIPSADGEVDTAHYPSLGDLAAGECRRILEVEVDEPEQLRYLGSLNLRPGAEVELLDKSPFEGPVSVAVNGARTVISHSLAQRIRVRPTPAPEPAGDAPG, via the coding sequence ATGTTCAGCCAGGTGGTGGAAGACTACCTCAAGGCCGTGTGGATGCTCCAGCAGGCCGAGTCGCCCGTGTCCACGTCGCGGATCGCGGAGCGGCTGGGGCTCACCTCCGCGGCCGTCACCGCCATGGTCAAGCGGCTGGCCGAGCAGGGGCTGGTGCGCCACGAACGGTACTACGGCGTGCGGCTGACGGCGTCCGGGGAGCTGGCGGCGCTGCGCATCATCCGCCGCCACCGCGTGCTGGAGCTCTTTTTAGTCGAGAAGCTGGGCTACGAGTGGGACGGCGTGCACGAGGAGGCCGACCGGCTGGAGCACGCCGCGAGCGACGAGCTGATCGAGCGGCTGGCGCGGCTGCTGGGGGAGCCGGACCGCGACCCGCACGGCAACGCCATCCCCAGCGCGGACGGCGAGGTGGACACGGCGCACTACCCCTCGCTGGGCGACCTGGCGGCGGGCGAGTGCCGGCGCATCCTGGAGGTGGAGGTGGACGAGCCGGAGCAGCTCCGCTACCTGGGCTCGCTCAACCTGCGCCCCGGCGCGGAGGTGGAGCTGCTGGACAAGTCGCCCTTCGAGGGGCCCGTTTCGGTGGCGGTGAACGGGGCGCGCACGGTCATCAGCCACTCGCTGGCCCAGCGCATCCGCGTGCGTCCCACCCCCGCCCCGGAGCCGGCCGGCGACGCGCCGGGGTGA
- a CDS encoding ATP-binding protein, which translates to MLTPPLTFLTDPARLAALAETGLLDSAPEEVFDRLTRLVVRTLGAGASTLTLLDGERQFFKSAAGPDMPPIRQTPMEHSLCRHTAGAGAAMAVPDTLEDACMRDNPSVTRLGVRAYAGVPLVTSDGHALGTLCALHMSPRAWSADDMATLADLAQIAVAEIERRRAGERPEHGPASLRAADGLIRAMLQQSLAGIFVVQDERFRYLNPRLAEIFATDEASLGERNVWEVVHPDDRASAEEYARNQLYGPPRAAHYSLRGVRADGQVVWLEIHASRAEVEGRAAAVGLVVDVSERVTAERERQEAVAARDRFYAMASHELRTPVSAVMLYNELLLGEGYGTLGPEQRDAVERSQRCAADLLELINDLLDLSRLESGKVEPRIEEVELVALARDAVAAVEVIAAEQSCTVTLEAPEPPLVVGGDGKRIRQILLNLLGNAVKYGHGRPVRVLVARHGSGAIVEVADLGPGIPAADQARIFEDFVRLDDAADQGTGLGLPIARRLAQLLGGSLEVASVVGQGSTFRLTLPA; encoded by the coding sequence ATGCTCACCCCGCCGCTCACCTTCCTCACCGATCCCGCCCGGCTGGCGGCCCTGGCGGAGACGGGGCTGCTCGACTCCGCGCCGGAAGAAGTGTTCGACCGGCTGACGCGCCTCGTGGTGCGGACGCTGGGCGCGGGCGCGTCCACGCTCACGCTGCTGGACGGCGAGCGGCAGTTCTTCAAGAGCGCCGCCGGCCCGGACATGCCCCCCATCCGCCAGACGCCGATGGAGCACTCGCTCTGCCGGCACACGGCGGGCGCGGGCGCGGCGATGGCGGTTCCGGACACGCTGGAAGACGCGTGCATGCGCGACAACCCCTCCGTCACGCGCCTGGGCGTGCGCGCCTACGCGGGCGTCCCGCTGGTGACCTCGGACGGGCACGCGCTGGGAACGCTGTGCGCGTTGCACATGAGCCCCCGCGCGTGGAGCGCCGACGACATGGCGACGCTCGCCGACCTGGCGCAGATCGCGGTGGCGGAGATCGAGCGGCGGCGGGCAGGCGAGCGCCCCGAGCACGGCCCGGCCTCGCTTCGTGCCGCGGACGGGCTGATCCGCGCGATGCTGCAGCAGTCGCTAGCGGGAATCTTCGTGGTGCAGGACGAGCGCTTCCGCTACCTCAACCCGCGCCTCGCCGAGATCTTCGCGACAGACGAGGCGTCGCTCGGCGAGCGCAACGTGTGGGAGGTGGTGCACCCCGACGACCGCGCCAGCGCCGAGGAGTACGCGCGGAACCAGCTCTACGGCCCCCCACGCGCCGCCCACTACTCGCTGCGCGGTGTGCGCGCCGACGGCCAGGTCGTCTGGCTGGAGATCCACGCATCGCGCGCCGAGGTGGAGGGGCGCGCCGCGGCGGTGGGGCTGGTGGTGGACGTCTCCGAGCGGGTGACGGCGGAACGGGAGCGACAGGAGGCGGTGGCCGCGCGCGACCGCTTCTACGCGATGGCGAGCCACGAGCTGCGCACCCCGGTGAGCGCCGTGATGCTCTACAACGAGCTCCTCCTGGGCGAAGGCTACGGCACCCTCGGCCCCGAGCAGCGCGACGCCGTGGAGCGCTCGCAGCGCTGCGCCGCCGACCTGCTGGAGCTGATCAACGACCTGCTCGACCTCTCCCGCCTGGAGTCGGGTAAGGTGGAGCCGCGCATCGAGGAAGTGGAGTTGGTGGCGCTGGCCAGGGACGCCGTCGCCGCGGTGGAGGTGATCGCCGCTGAGCAATCGTGCACCGTCACCCTGGAAGCCCCCGAGCCCCCGCTGGTCGTGGGCGGCGACGGAAAGCGCATCCGCCAGATCCTCCTCAACCTGCTGGGGAACGCGGTCAAGTACGGCCACGGCCGCCCGGTCCGCGTCCTCGTGGCGCGCCACGGCTCCGGCGCCATAGTCGAAGTGGCCGACCTCGGGCCCGGCATCCCCGCCGCGGACCAGGCGCGCATCTTCGAGGACTTCGTGCGCCTGGACGACGCCGCGGACCAGGGCACCGGCCTCGGCCTGCCCATCGCGCGCCGCCTCGCCCAGCTCCTCGGCGGCTCCCTCGAAGTCGCGTCGGTCGTCGGGCAGGGAAGCACCTTCCGCCTGACCCTCCCCGCCTGA
- the nadA gene encoding quinolinate synthase NadA — translation MIQISDALKTPLDYARLTREELAERIRRRKTELNAVILGHNYQRVEIQEVSDYLGDSLGLSQEAARTDADVIVFCGVHFMAETAKILSPGKTVLMPDLRAGCPMADFVTGDALRRLKAQYPGAVVVAYVNSTAEVKAESDISCTSANVVQVIDTIPADRTILLVPDRNLARYAAERSGRPYVIAGREEGEVKPGSIVAWDGYCYVHDDLVLDELAAAKKKHPRALVVIHPESRAELLAQADMVASTAKMVDIAEQNDEVIFGTERGIVDRLKARFPEKTLVPLSGAAICGNMKVNTLAKLAWCLDHQQHELVLDEDVRTRAELSLRRMLDLNQGWVAPTAEEAALEEAGLRKPGCGCA, via the coding sequence TTGATCCAGATCTCCGACGCCCTGAAGACGCCGCTCGACTACGCCCGCCTCACCCGCGAAGAGCTGGCCGAGCGCATTCGCCGCCGGAAGACGGAGCTGAACGCCGTCATCCTGGGCCACAACTACCAGCGCGTGGAGATCCAGGAAGTCAGCGACTACCTGGGCGATTCCCTGGGCCTGTCGCAGGAGGCCGCCCGCACCGACGCGGACGTGATCGTCTTCTGCGGCGTGCACTTCATGGCCGAGACGGCCAAGATCCTGTCGCCGGGCAAGACGGTGCTCATGCCCGACCTGCGCGCCGGCTGCCCCATGGCGGACTTCGTCACGGGCGACGCGCTGCGCCGGCTCAAGGCGCAGTACCCGGGCGCCGTGGTGGTGGCGTACGTCAACTCGACGGCCGAGGTCAAGGCGGAGTCGGACATCAGCTGCACCTCCGCCAACGTGGTGCAGGTGATCGACACCATCCCGGCCGACCGCACCATCCTCCTGGTTCCCGACCGCAACCTGGCCCGCTACGCCGCCGAGCGCAGCGGCCGCCCGTACGTGATCGCGGGGCGCGAGGAGGGCGAGGTGAAGCCGGGGAGCATCGTGGCGTGGGACGGCTACTGCTACGTGCACGACGACCTGGTGCTCGACGAGCTGGCCGCCGCCAAGAAGAAGCACCCGCGCGCCCTCGTCGTCATCCACCCCGAGTCGCGCGCCGAGCTCCTGGCGCAGGCGGACATGGTCGCTTCGACGGCGAAGATGGTGGACATCGCCGAGCAGAACGACGAGGTGATCTTTGGCACCGAGCGCGGCATCGTGGACCGCCTCAAGGCCCGCTTCCCCGAGAAGACGCTGGTGCCGCTCTCCGGCGCCGCGATCTGCGGGAACATGAAGGTGAACACGCTCGCCAAGCTGGCCTGGTGCCTGGACCACCAGCAGCACGAGCTGGTGCTGGACGAGGACGTGCGCACGCGCGCCGAGCTCTCGCTGCGCCGCATGCTGGACCTCAACCAGGGCTGGGTCGCCCCGACCGCCGAAGAAGCCGCGCTCGAGGAAGCCGGCCTCCGCAAGCCGGGATGCGGCTGCGCCTGA
- a CDS encoding ACT domain-containing protein, with protein MPPLRLTILPDTLAVCRLAADEPLPAWLPPHGFLSVTRTSDELSIVCPQDAVPAGIRSEPGWRALAVAGPLDFGLTGILASIAAPLAEAGISIFAISTFDTDYVLVKAERLDDAVEALRRAGHHSSLSS; from the coding sequence ATGCCACCGCTTCGCCTCACCATCCTCCCCGACACGCTCGCCGTCTGCCGCTTGGCCGCGGACGAGCCGCTCCCGGCGTGGCTCCCGCCCCACGGCTTCCTCTCCGTCACCCGCACGTCCGACGAGCTTTCGATCGTGTGCCCGCAGGACGCGGTGCCGGCTGGCATCCGCAGTGAGCCCGGCTGGCGCGCCCTCGCCGTCGCGGGCCCCCTCGACTTCGGCCTCACCGGCATCCTCGCCTCCATCGCCGCACCGCTGGCGGAGGCGGGGATCAGCATCTTCGCGATCTCCACCTTTGACACCGATTACGTGCTCGTGAAGGCGGAGCGGCTGGATGATGCGGTGGAGGCGCTGCGGCGCGCCGGGCACCACTCTTCTTTGTCATCCTGA
- a CDS encoding peroxiredoxin — protein MADGLLAVGSEAPVFEAETTDGARVSLPEFRGRSAVLLMFYPQDDTPGCTAQMCAARDESSDYAAAGIVRFGVNPGSLASHRDFVTKYSLDFPLIVDVDSEIASAYGVLRDDGYTGRATFLIDRDGRIAYAQPGAHGFAEIAGAAGV, from the coding sequence ATGGCGGATGGACTTCTTGCGGTGGGGAGCGAGGCTCCCGTGTTCGAGGCGGAGACGACGGACGGCGCGCGCGTCTCGCTCCCCGAGTTCCGAGGAAGGAGCGCGGTGCTCCTCATGTTCTATCCGCAGGACGACACGCCCGGGTGCACCGCACAGATGTGCGCCGCCCGCGACGAGAGCTCCGACTACGCCGCGGCCGGCATCGTCCGCTTCGGCGTCAACCCGGGGTCGCTGGCCAGCCACCGCGACTTCGTCACCAAGTACTCCCTCGACTTTCCGCTGATCGTGGACGTCGACTCCGAGATCGCAAGCGCGTACGGCGTGCTGCGGGATGACGGCTACACGGGTCGTGCAACCTTTTTGATCGATCGCGACGGCCGCATCGCATACGCGCAGCCGGGCGCGCACGGGTTCGCCGAGATCGCCGGAGCGGCAGGTGTCTGA
- a CDS encoding MBL fold metallo-hydrolase has product MSEAPRGELVVRTFTGGPFTQNSYLVSCARTGSSILVDAGAGTPEALEAARASGVTIDAIVLTHAHIDHVDGLSHAKRETGAPIYLHADDRPLYENAPTQAEWFGMRMAPLPPVDHALEHGGTVQVGDCTLLVRHAPGHAPGHVILVGDGVALVGDVIFMGSIGRTDLPGGDLQTLMKSIREEILTLPDTTTLYNGHGPATTVGHERVSNPFITGVYGGSRFA; this is encoded by the coding sequence GTGTCTGAGGCGCCGCGGGGGGAGCTCGTCGTCCGCACCTTTACGGGCGGGCCGTTCACGCAGAACAGCTACCTGGTGAGCTGCGCGCGCACCGGCTCCTCCATCCTGGTGGATGCAGGCGCGGGCACTCCGGAGGCGCTCGAGGCGGCACGTGCGTCGGGCGTCACCATCGACGCGATCGTGCTGACCCACGCGCACATCGACCACGTGGACGGGCTGTCGCATGCCAAGCGGGAGACCGGCGCCCCCATCTACCTCCACGCCGATGACCGCCCGCTCTACGAGAACGCGCCGACGCAAGCGGAGTGGTTCGGGATGCGGATGGCGCCGCTTCCGCCCGTGGACCACGCGCTGGAGCACGGCGGCACGGTTCAGGTGGGCGATTGCACGCTCCTCGTGCGGCACGCGCCGGGGCATGCGCCGGGGCACGTGATCCTGGTAGGGGACGGGGTGGCGCTGGTGGGGGACGTGATCTTCATGGGCTCCATCGGCCGCACCGACCTCCCGGGCGGCGACCTGCAGACGCTGATGAAGTCCATCCGCGAGGAGATCCTCACTCTCCCGGACACCACCACCCTGTACAACGGCCACGGCCCCGCGACGACGGTGGGCCACGAGCGCGTGAGCAACCCGTTCATCACCGGCGTCTACGGCGGCAGCCGCTTCGCCTGA